The stretch of DNA ACAATTCACTATTTTTGTTGTTGCAGAGTCTTCCAAGCTTGAAAGAGATCAACCTTCGCGCCTGCAGCAATTTAACCAATCTCCCCGACTTATCTCTAGCGCCAAATCTTGAAAGGGTAGATCTTTCTCTTTGTACAAGTCTGCTTTGTGTTCCCACATCTATCAAGTATACCAACAAACTTCTTTTGTTTAACCTGGAATCCTGCAAAAATCTGAAGAGTCTTCCAAGAAACATTCACTTATTTTCTCTTCAAATGTTCATTCTCAAAGGCTGCTCAAGTCTTGATGAGTTTTCATTGACTTCAGAGAACATGACACGCCTGGACTTAAGAGGGACGGATATTGAACATTTTCCAGAATCACTTTGGCAACTTCTTAACCAGCTGGTTTACTTGAATCTGGAATCCTGTGCTAAGCTTAAGAGTCTCACAAGCAACATTCACTTGGTATCTCTACAAAGGCTCAATCTTAGAGATTGTTCAAGCCTTGAAGTTTTCTCTGTGACTTCAGAGAACATGGAATACCTGAATTTGGGAGGAACATCAATCAAAGGATTGCCAACATCAATTTGGCGAAACAATAAGCTTTTTACTTTGGTTCTTCATTCCTGTAAAAGACTTGTGAATTTTCCAGACAAGCCGAAACTTGGTGAATTGTCTCTTACTTTCAATGAGAAAAACTCTTTTGAAGGTCCAACTGTGGATGAACCATGGAATTTGTCATCCTTATCAGATTTATCACTGAAAGGAAGCGGTATTGTGAACTTACCTGCAAGCATCAAAGATCTTCCAAGACTGAAAAAACTTACCTTGATGGATTGCAAGAAGCTTTGGTCTCTACCAAGCCTTCCATCATCTTTGGAAGACTTATCCCTTGATGAAAGAAATATTGATTTTTTACCTGTAAATATCAAAGATCTTTCTCATTTGAAAAAGCTTACCATAATTAACAAGAAGAGGCAGTTTTCTCCACCGGAGCTTCCACCATCCTTGAAAGATATATTCCTAAATGAAAGTAAAGTTGATTCCTTGCTTCTGAGCATGAAAGATCTTTCTCATCCACAAAAGTTTCCTCTGATAAAGTGTAACTGGCTTCATCCTCTACTTGAGTTTCCGCCATGTTTGGAAGATTTATCAATAAATGAAAGCAATATTGAGTGCCTGCCAGTTAGCATAAAAGATCTTTCTCACCTGAGAAAACTATCCTTAATAGAGTGCCAGAGGCTTCGGTACTTGCCAGAGCTTCCCCGATCTTTAGAACATCTGTCTGTAAATGGCTGTAACATTGAGAGCTTGCCAAGGAACATCAAAGATCTTTCTCATTTGCAAACCATTACCTTAGTCGATTGCAAGAGGCTCCGGTCTGTACCAGAACTTCCACCATGCCTGCAATCTTTTTGTGCAGCAGATTGCAGATCACTTGAGATTGTTCCAAGTTCAAAGACTATCTTGATGGAAGAGAGGATTGCCTTTTATTACAATTGCATAAACTTGGATCAGAATTCGCGCAACAACATCATTGCAGATGCCCCCTTCGAGGCAGCTTTTGCTTCCTTGAAAGAAAGAACACCTCTTGGTCCTTTGATATCCATATGTCTGCCAGGAATTGAAATCCCAGACTGGTTCAGCTACCAAACACCGAATTCTGCATTGAACATAGAAATTCCTCAACGGTGGTTCATTGATTCGAAGTTCTTAGGCTTTGCTCTATGCCTTGTAATTGGTGGTTCTCATCAAAACAGCAACGAAGGCTATGATCCAGATATTAATTGTTATCACTTTGTAAAGCCTGCTGGCAACTATGATCCCAATGATCGCTTTCTTGGACATTGCACAACTATAATGCAGGTGCCGTGGGGTTTCAATTCAGATCATATATTCATATGCTACTATCCAGCTTTCAATGTTCCCATCATGCAAGATTTCAAGGACTTAGCCAAGTACTATGATGCAAACAGCCTGAATCTCAGagtcatttttaaatttaaggGTCCATCTCAAAGGTTGGACCTTGTGAAGAAGTGTGGAGTCAGACCACTATTGATTGCTAATACTAAAAGGTTTCACATTGAGACTTGAGAGTAAACTACAACCTGAAGAAAAAAGGCAATCAGAAAGTGAAACTGGGAATTTTGATGAGAGAACCAATGTGGGATTGGTTGAGATTTCTTGTTGGAGACCCTCTTCATGGGACCTCCATCGGATCAGAGCATTTAGTTGGGTTCCAACTTCCAAGTAGTAGGGCCCGGATGTCGGTGGTTCAATGGggacagaaaaagaaagagactaaGAGAAAGTAGCACAACCTGAGGCAACAGAAGGAAATTCTGTCCAGTGGTTGCTGATCAATACAGCTATTCTTGAAGCCAAGGTATGCTACTTACCCCTTTAGATCAGTTTCCAACCATCTTAGT from Arachis duranensis cultivar V14167 chromosome 4, aradu.V14167.gnm2.J7QH, whole genome shotgun sequence encodes:
- the LOC107484101 gene encoding TMV resistance protein N-like isoform X2, coding for MLVSSGNSQRHRQISCPPRMAYRTLPSMAASSSSSSSKKHDVFISFRGEDTRNNFTSHLCAALNQSKIQVFIDNRISKGDENSSSIFKAIRDSNVSVVVLSKDYASSTWCMRELTKILEQKRHGKGHIVVPVFYKIDPSHVRKQIGTYKKAFEKHERDVKHNILLKWKAALTEVANLVGWDSQNYRIESELVEEVVKDVMQKLNCIYPPEVKDLVGIDQNLAPIKSLLRIRLREVRIIGIWGMGGIGKTTIAKALFSKLSSQYEGSCFLENVREESEQHLLNKLLSEVLEDANHYFGTPIARSTFVMRRLSRKKVLIVLDDVDNLKKLEDLAAKHNFLGPGSRVIVTTRDKHVLSKGVDEIYEVKGLPLHHAIQLFSLNAFDKSYPESGFVMLSKMVVDYANGNPLALKVLGSFLHSRNLQQWNSALRKLTKFPNTEIQNVLRWSYDGLDDDEQKNMFLDIACFFQGEKKETVTRLLDICGFYADIGIRILQDKALITFSDANELHMHDLIQEMGLEIVRQESTKDPGRRSRLWDPEEIYDLLKNDRGSDAVEGIMLDVSQIRVLNLSYESFSRMTSLRFIKFYMGRGRTCNLFLLSGLESLSSKLRYLQWDGYPSKSLPSTFSPDNLVVLSMMGSHVEKLWDGVKSLPSLKEINLRACSNLTNLPDLSLAPNLERVDLSLCTSLLCVPTSIKYTNKLLLFNLESCKNLKSLPRNIHLFSLQMFILKGCSSLDEFSLTSENMTRLDLRGTDIEHFPESLWQLLNQLVYLNLESCAKLKSLTSNIHLVSLQRLNLRDCSSLEVFSVTSENMEYLNLGGTSIKGLPTSIWRNNKLFTLVLHSCKRLVNFPDKPKLGELSLTFNEKNSFEGPTVDEPWNLSSLSDLSLKGSGIVNLPASIKDLPRLKKLTLMDCKKLWSLPSLPSSLEDLSLDERNIDFLPVNIKDLSHLKKLTIINKKRQFSPPELPPSLKDIFLNESKVDSLLLSMKDLSHPQKFPLIKCNWLHPLLEFPPCLEDLSINESNIECLPVSIKDLSHLRKLSLIECQRLRYLPELPRSLEHLSVNGCNIESLPRNIKDLSHLQTITLVDCKRLRSVPELPPCLQSFCAADCRSLEIVPSSKTILMEERIAFYYNCINLDQNSRNNIIADAPFEAAFASLKERTPLGPLISICLPGIEIPDWFSYQTPNSALNIEIPQRWFIDSKFLGFALCLVIGGSHQNSNEGYDPDINCYHFVKPAGNYDPNDRFLGHCTTIMQVPWGFNSDHIFICYYPAFNVPIMQDFKDLAKYYDANSLNLRVIFKFKGPSQRLDLVKKCGVRPLLIANTKRFHIET
- the LOC107484101 gene encoding TMV resistance protein N-like isoform X1, whose translation is MLVSSGNSQRHRQISCPPRMAYRTLPSMAASSSSSSSKKHDVFISFRGEDTRNNFTSHLCAALNQSKIQVFIDNRISKGDENSSSIFKAIRDSNVSVVVLSKDYASSTWCMRELTKILEQKRHGKGHIVVPVFYKIDPSHVRKQIGTYKKAFEKHERDVKHNILLKWKAALTEVANLVGWDSQNYRIESELVEEVVKDVMQKLNCIYPPEVKDLVGIDQNLAPIKSLLRIRLREVRIIGIWGMGGIGKTTIAKALFSKLSSQYEGSCFLENVREESEQHLLNKLLSEVLEDANHYFGTPIARSTFVMRRLSRKKVLIVLDDVDNLKKLEDLAAKHNFLGPGSRVIVTTRDKHVLSKGVDEIYEVKGLPLHHAIQLFSLNAFDKSYPESGFVMLSKMVVDYANGNPLALKVLGSFLHSRNLQQWNSALRKLTKFPNTEIQNVLRWSYDGLDDDEQKNMFLDIACFFQGEKKETVTRLLDICGFYADIGIRILQDKALITFSDANELHMHDLIQEMGLEIVRQESTKDPGRRSRLWDPEEIYDLLKNDRGSDAVEGIMLDVSQIRVLNLSYESFSRMTSLRFIKFYMGRGRTCNLFLLSGLESLSSKLRYLQWDGYPSKSLPSTFSPDNLVVLSMMGSHVEKLWDGVKVVSCIIHKKVKLNILLLNPYNSLFLLLQSLPSLKEINLRACSNLTNLPDLSLAPNLERVDLSLCTSLLCVPTSIKYTNKLLLFNLESCKNLKSLPRNIHLFSLQMFILKGCSSLDEFSLTSENMTRLDLRGTDIEHFPESLWQLLNQLVYLNLESCAKLKSLTSNIHLVSLQRLNLRDCSSLEVFSVTSENMEYLNLGGTSIKGLPTSIWRNNKLFTLVLHSCKRLVNFPDKPKLGELSLTFNEKNSFEGPTVDEPWNLSSLSDLSLKGSGIVNLPASIKDLPRLKKLTLMDCKKLWSLPSLPSSLEDLSLDERNIDFLPVNIKDLSHLKKLTIINKKRQFSPPELPPSLKDIFLNESKVDSLLLSMKDLSHPQKFPLIKCNWLHPLLEFPPCLEDLSINESNIECLPVSIKDLSHLRKLSLIECQRLRYLPELPRSLEHLSVNGCNIESLPRNIKDLSHLQTITLVDCKRLRSVPELPPCLQSFCAADCRSLEIVPSSKTILMEERIAFYYNCINLDQNSRNNIIADAPFEAAFASLKERTPLGPLISICLPGIEIPDWFSYQTPNSALNIEIPQRWFIDSKFLGFALCLVIGGSHQNSNEGYDPDINCYHFVKPAGNYDPNDRFLGHCTTIMQVPWGFNSDHIFICYYPAFNVPIMQDFKDLAKYYDANSLNLRVIFKFKGPSQRLDLVKKCGVRPLLIANTKRFHIET